A region from the Toxotes jaculatrix isolate fToxJac2 chromosome 2, fToxJac2.pri, whole genome shotgun sequence genome encodes:
- the LOC121191268 gene encoding uncharacterized protein LOC121191268: MCSLFQLKTDISFFSVNTRGLKDSVKRKAIFLFCKGQQANCVFLQETHSDETDVKFWSQQWGDKIFFSHGTNRSAGVAICLNRCPDGTCPRFRIERGIRQGCSISPLLFIVATELLAITILNSSIKGLEINNNRLIISQLADDTTIFLKNKEQIPLALDTIQTFSQASGLLLNLDKCELMSIHNSSESSLYNIPIKTEVKYLGIWITKYADERVKKNIQNVSETCKKRLNIWLQRDLTLFGRTMLTKIESLSRLIYPAYSLAIPQKFIKEINRTNFNFIWKNKHHYINNRDLIKGYEEGGIKAIDFEIMNILLKIRWLQSFLKNDNGIWFSLPAFIFNKVGGIQFLLVCDFEISKLPIKLSKFHQQVLLHWKMIFKHNFSPHNVPLWNNRVILNRRKSMFIEEWLTKKIWSILHIMDENGNILEFNDFNAKYNMSCSYNVYKTVVQNIPNAFIQSIRNNILCISCPNLHKVKLDELDLLLKERDPSVPRVRRLKRLWKPGNSLTIHFIP; this comes from the exons ATGTGTTCTCTGTTTCAGttaaaaactgacatttcttttttctctgttaataCAAGGGGACTTAAAGACTCAGTTAAGCGCAAagctatttttctgttttgtaaggGGCAGCAAGCCAATTGTGTCTTTCTACAGGAAACTCATTCTGATGAGACTGATGTTAAGTTCTGGTCACAACAATGGGGAGATAAAATATTCTTCAGTCATGGTACAAACCGGTCAGCTGGAGTTGCCATCTGCCTCAACAGATGTCCTG ACGGCACATGTCCCAGGTTCAGGATTGAAAGAGGCATCAGACAAGGCTGCAGCATTTCACCTCTCTTATTCATTGTTGCCACTGAATTATTAGCTATCACTATCTTAAATTCTTCCATTAAAGGAttagaaataaataacaacagatTAATCATAAGTCAGCTTGCTGATGACACAACAATCTttctaaaaaataaagaacaaatccCTTTGGCCTTGGATACAATACAGACTTTCTCTCAGGCTTCTGGTCTGCTCCTGAACCTGGACAAATGTGAACTCATGAGTATTCACAATTCCTCTGAATCCTCATTGTATAATATCCCCATCAAAACCGAGGTCAAATATCTAGGAATCTGGATAACTAAATATGCAGATGAAAGGGTAAAAAAGAACATTCAAAATGTTAGTGAAACATGCAAAAAACGCTTAAATATTTGGTTGCAAAGGGATTTAACACTGTTTGGAAGAACTATGTTAACCAAAATTGAGTCATTATCCAGATTAATTTATCCAGCATATTCTTTAGCAATCCCCCAAAAATTTATAAAGGAAATTAATAGAACAAACTTTAACTTtatatggaaaaataaacatcattATATTAATAATAGAGACTTGATAAAAGGTTATGAGGAGGGTGGTATAAAGGCAATTGATTTTGAGATTATGAATATTTTGCTGAAAATTAGATGGCTCCAGtcctttttgaaaaatgataATGGGATATGGTTTTCACtacctgcttttatttttaataaggTTGGAGGTATTCAATTTCTGCTCGTATGTGATTTTGAAATCTCCAAGCTTCCCATAAAACTGTCGAAATTTCACCAACAGGTTCTATTACATTGGAAGATGATATTCAAGCATAATTTCAGCCCCCATAATGTACCTTTATGGAATAACAGGGTGATATTGAATCGAAGGAAATCTATGTTTATAGAAGAGTGGTTAACAAAGAAAATTTGGTCTATTTTACATATAATGgatgaaaatggaaatatacttgaatttaatgattttaatgCCAAATATAACATGTCCTGTTCATATAACGTATACAAGACAGTTGTACAAAATATTCCAAATGCATTTATCCAATCAATAAGAAATAATATATTGTGCATATCCTGCCCAAATTTACATAAAGTGAAATTAGATGAGTTGGACcta CTTCTCAAGGAGCGTGACCCTTCAGTTCCCAGGGTGAGGAGACTGAAGAGGCTGTGGAAACCCGGCAACAGTTTGACCATTCATTTCATTCCATAA
- the idh3g gene encoding isocitrate dehydrogenase [NAD] subunit gamma, mitochondrial produces MASHGALLSVSKIISPFWGGRLGNTVKVFGTTLTSRRNKTLLTGENIPPPAKYGGRHTVTLIPGDGIGPELLSHVREVFRFSCVPVDFEVVHVNSAVETENDINNAITAIRRNGVALKGNIETKHTMPPSVKSRNNLLRTGLDLYANVMHCQSLPGVQTRHQNIDIIIIRENTEGEYSSLEHESVSGVVESLKIITRNNSLRIADYAFRLAREKGRRRVTAVHKANIMKLGDGLFLQCCKEVASGYPDITFDSMIVDNTTMQLVSKPHQFDVMVMPNLYGNVVSNVCAGLVGGPGLVPGANYGRDYAVFETATRNTGKSIADRNIANPTAMLLASCMMLDHLKLYDYASLIRNAVLTTMNETRLHTADIGGQGTTSEVVQSIMRIIQSKGQLTSEL; encoded by the exons ATGGCTTCCCATGGTGCTCTTCTTTCGGTGTCCAAAATTATTTCTCCTTTTTGGGGTGGGCGCCTTGGAAATACGGTTAAA gtatTTGGAACTACTCTGACAAGTCGCAGGAATAAGACCTTGCTTACT GGAGAAAACATT CCTCCTCCTGCAAAATATGGAGGCAGACACACTGTGACCCTCATACCTGGAGATGGAATTGGCCCAGAGCTGCTCAGTCACGTCAGAGAGGTTTTCAG GTTCAGCTGTGTGCCAGTGGATTTTGAGGTGGTGCATGTCAACTCTGCTGTGGAGACTGAGAATGATATCAATAATGCCATCACTGCCATCCGCCGCAATGGAGTTGCCCTCAAAG GTAACATAGAAACCAAACATACCATGCCGCCATCTGTCAAATCCAGAAATAATCTCCTTCG CACAGGCTTAGACCTCTATGCCAATGTGATGCACTGCCAGTCCCTCCCCGGAGTCCAGACTCGCCACCAGAACATCGACATCATAATCATCAGGGagaacacagagggagagtaCAGCAGTCTGGAGCACGAg AGTGTATCAGGTGTTGTGGAGAGTCTTAAAATCATCACCAGGAACAATTCCCTCAGGATCGCTGACTATGCCTTCCGACTGGCTAGGGAGAAAGGCCGTCGTAGGGTCACTGCCGTACACAAGGCCAACATCAT GAAGCTCGGCGATGGCTTGTTCCTGCAGTGTTGCAAAGAAGTGGCCTCTGGTTACCCAGACATCACATTTGACAGCATGATTGTGGACAACACCACAATGCAG ctgGTGTCCAAGCCCCATCAGTTTGATGTGATGGTGATGCCCAATCTGTACGGGAACGTGGTGAGCAACGTGTGTGCAGGCCTGGTGGGAGGACCTGGCCTTGTGCCTGGAGCCAATTATGGTCGTGACTATGCTGTCTTTGAAACA GCCACAAGGAATACAGGGAAGAGTATTGCAGACAGGAACATTGCAAACCCCACTGCCATGCTGCTAGCCAGCTGCATGATGCTGGACCACCTTAA GCTTTATGATTATGCAAGTTTGATCCGGAATGCAGTCCTCACCACCATGAATGAAACCAGG TTGCACACCGCTGATATTGGGGGTCAGGGCACCACATCTGAGGTCGTCCAGTCCATCATGAGGATCATTCAGAGTAAAGGGCAGCTCACGTCAGAGCTCTAA